In Vagococcus luciliae, one genomic interval encodes:
- a CDS encoding phage holin family protein — protein MTYFQRLIINTLAFISLSVLFPSMFYVNNFMIAIVASVVLSALNVLVKPILHILSLPITLITFGLFSFVINGIMLKFTSVIVGEQNFAFSSLGAAVFISLLLSLINSIVINRHVDRY, from the coding sequence GTGACATACTTTCAACGTCTAATTATTAATACGTTGGCGTTCATCTCATTATCTGTATTATTTCCTTCCATGTTTTATGTTAATAATTTTATGATAGCCATTGTGGCAAGTGTTGTTTTATCGGCATTAAATGTATTAGTAAAACCCATATTACATATCTTGTCACTACCTATTACACTCATAACATTTGGTTTGTTTAGTTTCGTGATAAATGGGATTATGTTAAAATTTACATCAGTGATTGTCGGTGAACAAAACTTTGCTTTCTCTAGTTTAGGAGCAGCAGTATTTATTTCGCTACTTCTTTCATTGATTAATTCCATTGTGATTAATAGACATGTCGATAGATATTAA
- a CDS encoding helix-turn-helix transcriptional regulator: protein MELSERQKKIIEIVKTNEPISGDKIAEQLGLTKPTLRSDLAVLTMTGILDARPKVGYIYSGLPFDPLLQEHLFDVQVDEVMSNPVIIYPHTTIKDATTSLFMYDCGSLYVIDEESKDLIGLVSRKDLLRSLLNNQDLDLAIAIIMTRMPNLVVTYPDMTILEAGSLLSAHEIDSLPVLSRETNQVVGKLSKTKVVQHFIKLGRELKHEQL, encoded by the coding sequence GTGGAACTAAGCGAGCGACAAAAAAAGATTATCGAGATTGTCAAAACGAATGAGCCGATTAGTGGAGATAAAATCGCAGAACAATTAGGATTAACTAAACCAACATTAAGAAGTGATTTAGCTGTTTTAACGATGACTGGTATTCTTGATGCCAGACCAAAAGTAGGCTATATCTATTCAGGATTACCATTTGATCCATTATTACAGGAACATTTATTTGATGTTCAAGTAGATGAAGTCATGTCAAATCCTGTCATTATCTATCCTCATACAACAATTAAAGATGCTACCACATCCCTATTTATGTATGATTGTGGGTCACTTTATGTCATTGATGAAGAATCAAAGGACTTAATCGGTTTAGTGTCACGAAAAGATTTATTACGAAGCTTGTTAAATAATCAAGATTTGGATTTAGCGATTGCGATTATTATGACTCGTATGCCTAATCTCGTGGTTACTTACCCAGATATGACTATTTTAGAGGCAGGTAGTTTATTGAGCGCCCATGAAATTGATTCACTACCCGTATTAAGTCGAGAAACCAATCAAGTCGTTGGTAAATTATCAAAAACCAAAGTGGTGCAGCACTTTATTAAGTTAGGGAGAGAACTAAAACATGAACAACTTTAG
- a CDS encoding YitT family protein: MVQAVQKKLGTRFSDTLFIIIGTFFVAFGFNAFLLPNHIVAGGINGLTIILNETLNLTPSIVLFSVNMVLLLLAFLLLGKEVFFKSILGSLLVPFFVSLLNGFSLDHIEPILSAIFGGITIGIGVGLVFVGKGSTGGTALIALIIQKFVPIKLGIILGMCDGLVILCALFVFDVQTVLFALIALYLTSRMVDRVQVGPKSSKNVLIISNDYKKIRAQIVSDLNLGATLIPIEGGLNLENKKMVMVVIKEEQFMTLKESILSIDPSAFVVITSAHEVVGRGFTTDKQIKKASVR, from the coding sequence ATGGTACAAGCTGTACAAAAAAAATTGGGGACTAGATTTAGCGATACATTGTTCATTATCATCGGAACATTCTTTGTGGCATTTGGATTCAATGCTTTTCTATTACCGAATCATATCGTTGCTGGAGGGATTAATGGTTTAACCATTATCTTAAATGAGACACTAAATTTAACGCCAAGTATTGTGTTATTTTCTGTTAATATGGTCCTGTTATTATTAGCTTTTTTACTGTTAGGAAAAGAAGTTTTTTTCAAAAGTATTTTAGGAAGTCTGTTAGTTCCTTTTTTTGTGTCCTTACTCAATGGATTTTCTTTAGATCATATTGAACCTATATTATCCGCTATTTTTGGTGGAATCACTATTGGTATTGGTGTGGGATTAGTCTTTGTTGGAAAAGGGTCTACAGGTGGTACTGCACTAATTGCATTAATCATTCAAAAATTTGTTCCAATTAAGTTAGGTATTATTTTAGGAATGTGTGATGGTTTAGTTATTTTATGCGCATTGTTTGTATTCGATGTTCAAACAGTGTTATTTGCTCTTATCGCTCTGTATCTAACTAGTCGGATGGTCGATAGAGTTCAAGTAGGTCCAAAATCATCCAAAAATGTCTTAATTATTTCAAATGACTACAAAAAAATCAGAGCTCAAATTGTGTCTGATTTAAATTTAGGAGCTACTTTAATTCCAATAGAAGGTGGATTAAACTTAGAAAATAAAAAAATGGTTATGGTAGTTATAAAAGAGGAACAATTCATGACACTAAAAGAATCAATTTTATCAATTGATCCATCAGCTTTTGTTGTGATAACAAGTGCTCACGAAGTCGTTGGTAGAGGTTTTACAACAGATAAACAAATAAAAAAAGCAAGCGTTAGATAA
- a CDS encoding potassium channel family protein, which yields MNQEKFKKIYLLMMFLLIIISIVVNVINFQYKEIIDIIILLIFALDSFYTLWKTDNKKDYLKHHFLDFIAIIPFHHAFRLVKFFPLIMQSIQITSLGQRYLLPVFLKLRETGTGKLFNTFLIIFIFLPLPLLWIEPNITNYEDLIWWEMQTVTTVGYGDIMIQTGLGRLVGGILMVLGVGIISTFTSNLTRIISHSKKTNHKKADDIIEELLKQKSFNKEDLEIIEAWLTLEKKKQQKIDNTKK from the coding sequence ATGAACCAAGAAAAATTTAAAAAAATTTATTTACTCATGATGTTTCTATTGATTATTATTTCAATCGTTGTTAATGTTATTAATTTTCAATACAAAGAAATAATAGATATCATAATATTGCTTATTTTTGCTTTAGATAGTTTTTATACATTATGGAAAACAGACAATAAAAAGGATTATTTAAAACATCATTTTTTAGATTTTATTGCGATTATCCCATTTCATCATGCATTTCGTTTGGTAAAATTTTTTCCGCTTATCATGCAGAGTATACAAATCACTTCGCTTGGACAACGGTATTTATTGCCTGTATTTTTGAAATTACGAGAAACCGGTACAGGAAAACTTTTTAATACTTTTTTGATTATTTTTATTTTTTTACCATTACCATTACTATGGATCGAGCCTAATATCACAAATTATGAGGATTTGATTTGGTGGGAGATGCAGACTGTCACAACTGTTGGTTATGGGGATATTATGATTCAAACCGGATTAGGACGACTTGTCGGTGGGATACTAATGGTCTTAGGTGTTGGAATTATTTCAACTTTCACGAGTAACTTAACGCGTATTATTAGTCATTCTAAGAAGACCAATCATAAAAAAGCAGATGATATCATTGAAGAATTACTAAAACAAAAATCTTTTAATAAGGAAGATTTAGAAATAATTGAAGCTTGGTTAACATTAGAAAAAAAGAAACAACAAAAAATAGATAATACTAAAAAATGA
- a CDS encoding KH domain-containing protein has translation MTDAKDLVLTIVRPLVSQPDSVRLDVEESEEFMEYNLRVASEDIGRIIGKQGRVAKAIRTIVYSVRTNDSKRIRLNILDDNN, from the coding sequence ATGACTGATGCAAAAGATTTGGTATTAACCATTGTCCGTCCGTTAGTTAGTCAACCTGATTCTGTTCGTTTAGATGTTGAAGAATCTGAAGAATTTATGGAGTACAACTTAAGAGTGGCTTCAGAAGATATTGGTCGAATTATTGGTAAACAAGGTCGTGTTGCAAAAGCAATTCGTACGATTGTTTACAGTGTTCGTACGAATGATTCTAAAAGAATTCGTTTGAATATTCTAGATGATAATAATTAA
- the rpsP gene encoding 30S ribosomal protein S16 yields MAVKIRLKRMGSKKKPFYRMVVADSRSPRDGRYIEVVGTYNPLTDPAQVKVEEDLILDWLSKGAQPSDTVRNILSREGIMKKHHEAKYTKK; encoded by the coding sequence ATGGCAGTTAAAATTCGTTTAAAACGTATGGGTTCTAAAAAGAAACCTTTTTATCGTATGGTAGTAGCAGATTCTCGTTCACCTCGTGATGGACGTTACATCGAAGTAGTGGGAACTTACAACCCATTAACAGATCCAGCTCAAGTAAAAGTTGAAGAAGACTTAATCTTAGACTGGTTATCAAAAGGAGCTCAACCTTCTGATACAGTACGTAACATTTTATCTCGTGAAGGAATTATGAAAAAACATCACGAAGCTAAATATACTAAAAAATAA
- a CDS encoding PspC domain-containing protein produces the protein MGRKLTKSSNNIVLTGTLAGIAEYFNIDPTLVRIIYVILSMFTLGSPIILYILLALIVPGSNKQSRPRSPYEGYGGYNYEESSKQYKAKRPRKEAQKVEEDDWSDF, from the coding sequence ATGGGAAGAAAACTAACAAAATCAAGTAATAATATTGTTTTAACAGGAACATTAGCAGGTATTGCAGAATATTTTAATATCGATCCAACCTTGGTAAGAATCATTTATGTGATTCTATCAATGTTTACACTAGGTTCACCAATTATTTTATATATTTTGCTAGCCTTAATTGTTCCAGGTTCAAATAAACAAAGTAGACCACGTTCTCCATATGAAGGATATGGCGGTTATAATTATGAAGAATCATCTAAACAATATAAAGCAAAACGACCAAGAAAAGAAGCACAAAAAGTAGAAGAAGATGACTGGAGTGACTTTTAG
- the ppdK gene encoding pyruvate, phosphate dikinase — MLKQVYQFDEGNADMKDLLGGKGANLAEMTRLGLPVPPGFTITTEACMSFLNTTKELSDELKKEIDEHLSLLEKKTNKSFEGDKDLLLVSVRSGAKFSMPGMMDTILNLGLNDETVEQLASLTEDEAFAYDCYRRLLQMFGNVVFGIDMQYFENYLTFYKQKHGVKLDSDLTGDDLKSIVTEFKRIILEIKKKPFPQSAKEQLHLAIEAVFHSWNNERAHIYRELNRIPDDIGTAVNIQLMVFGNSGDTSGTGVAFTRNPATGENKLFGEYLINAQGEDVVAGIRTPEPIEKLKNDLPAVYEEFTRLAHLLEQHYRDMQDIEFTVEKGKLYILQTRNGKRTAQASVKIAVDLVEEGLIQEEDALMTLNPDMISHLLHPEFSKVALEKAVKVSDVGLPASPGSAVGKICFDAATAKEWAAQGEKVILMRQETSPEDIEGMVASEAIVTSRGGMTSHAAVVARGMGTCCVAGCSELEIDEFLKRVVYPGGQLNEGDVISVDGSNGVIYLGELEVEVTETSHYFDTVMAWAKKHARLDVRMNAETVSDIKTGLYFGADGIGLIRTEHMFFGAERLIQMRRFILSNSYIEREKALKVILDYQMDDFKEIFETLNDLPGVIRLLDPPLHEFMPTKEEDIVLLAQEMNVSKNEIERRLKELHEVNPMLGHRGCRLGMTYPELYIMQSEAIIRSAIEMKRETGLDVTPEIMIPLVGTTKELSELKEKIELYLDALMEEEDINVFYRIGTMIELPRACLIANQLAKTADFFSFGTNDLTQMTFGFSRDDAAKYINEYVSKGVLPVDPFQTIDKDGVGELIKTAVEKGRSTTPTIKIGVCGELGGDPTSIEFFDDINLDYVSCSPYRIPIAYIAAAQSTIRRASNNE; from the coding sequence GTGTTAAAACAAGTATATCAGTTTGATGAAGGCAATGCAGATATGAAAGACCTATTAGGTGGTAAGGGAGCAAACTTGGCTGAAATGACACGCTTAGGCTTACCAGTTCCACCAGGGTTTACTATTACGACTGAAGCATGTATGTCATTTTTAAATACAACAAAAGAATTATCAGATGAATTAAAAAAAGAAATAGATGAGCATTTGAGTTTGTTAGAAAAGAAAACCAATAAATCATTTGAAGGCGATAAAGATTTATTACTTGTATCTGTTCGCAGTGGAGCAAAATTTTCAATGCCTGGTATGATGGATACCATTTTAAACTTGGGATTAAATGATGAAACAGTAGAACAACTTGCTTCATTAACAGAGGACGAAGCATTTGCCTATGATTGCTACCGACGTTTGTTGCAAATGTTTGGAAACGTTGTCTTTGGAATTGATATGCAATATTTCGAAAATTATTTAACATTTTATAAACAAAAACATGGGGTAAAATTAGATAGTGATTTGACTGGTGACGATTTAAAGAGCATTGTAACAGAATTTAAACGTATTATTTTAGAAATCAAAAAGAAACCGTTCCCACAATCAGCTAAAGAACAATTACATTTAGCGATTGAAGCAGTATTTCATTCTTGGAATAATGAGCGAGCACATATTTACCGCGAGTTAAACCGTATTCCGGATGATATTGGAACAGCTGTTAATATTCAACTAATGGTTTTTGGAAATAGTGGAGATACCAGTGGAACAGGTGTTGCCTTTACAAGAAATCCAGCGACTGGTGAAAATAAATTATTTGGTGAGTACTTAATCAATGCACAAGGTGAAGATGTTGTAGCAGGTATTCGTACGCCAGAACCAATCGAAAAATTGAAAAATGATTTACCTGCAGTCTATGAAGAATTTACTCGTCTAGCTCATTTGTTAGAGCAACATTATCGTGACATGCAAGATATCGAGTTTACTGTAGAAAAAGGGAAATTATATATTTTACAAACACGAAATGGAAAACGAACAGCTCAAGCAAGTGTGAAAATTGCGGTTGATTTGGTTGAAGAAGGATTAATTCAAGAAGAAGATGCTTTAATGACATTAAATCCTGATATGATCAGTCATTTACTTCACCCAGAATTTTCAAAAGTAGCATTAGAAAAAGCGGTGAAAGTATCTGACGTTGGGTTACCAGCTAGTCCTGGCTCGGCTGTTGGAAAAATTTGTTTTGATGCAGCAACGGCAAAAGAGTGGGCAGCACAAGGTGAGAAGGTCATTCTAATGCGTCAAGAAACGTCTCCAGAGGATATCGAAGGAATGGTAGCAAGTGAGGCTATTGTCACAAGTCGTGGTGGTATGACGTCTCACGCAGCAGTTGTTGCTCGTGGAATGGGAACATGTTGTGTCGCTGGATGTAGCGAATTAGAAATCGACGAATTTTTAAAACGTGTGGTGTATCCAGGAGGTCAATTAAACGAAGGTGACGTGATTTCAGTCGATGGCTCTAATGGTGTTATCTACCTTGGAGAATTAGAAGTGGAAGTAACAGAAACCTCTCACTATTTCGATACAGTTATGGCTTGGGCTAAAAAGCATGCTCGACTTGATGTGAGAATGAATGCTGAAACAGTCAGTGATATCAAAACAGGACTGTACTTTGGTGCAGATGGTATCGGACTGATTCGTACAGAGCACATGTTTTTTGGTGCAGAACGTTTGATTCAAATGAGACGTTTCATTTTATCAAATAGCTATATTGAACGCGAAAAAGCGTTAAAAGTTATTTTAGATTATCAAATGGACGATTTTAAAGAAATATTTGAGACATTAAATGACTTGCCAGGGGTTATTCGTTTACTAGACCCACCATTGCATGAGTTTATGCCAACGAAAGAAGAAGATATTGTTCTTTTAGCTCAAGAGATGAATGTGAGTAAAAATGAAATTGAACGTCGTTTGAAAGAATTACATGAAGTGAACCCAATGCTTGGACACCGTGGCTGTCGTTTAGGTATGACGTATCCTGAACTTTATATTATGCAAAGTGAAGCGATTATTCGAAGTGCCATTGAGATGAAACGTGAAACTGGTTTAGACGTAACACCTGAAATTATGATACCATTAGTGGGAACAACAAAAGAATTAAGTGAACTAAAAGAAAAAATTGAATTGTATCTAGATGCTTTGATGGAAGAAGAAGATATCAATGTCTTTTACCGTATAGGGACAATGATTGAACTACCTAGAGCCTGTTTAATTGCCAATCAACTTGCAAAAACTGCGGATTTCTTTAGTTTTGGAACAAATGACTTAACGCAAATGACGTTCGGGTTTTCAAGAGATGATGCAGCAAAATATATTAACGAATATGTTTCAAAAGGCGTGTTACCAGTTGATCCATTCCAAACAATTGATAAAGATGGGGTGGGAGAATTGATTAAGACAGCCGTTGAAAAAGGTCGTTCAACAACACCGACGATAAAAATAGGTGTTTGCGGGGAATTAGGTGGCGACCCAACATCAATCGAATTCTTTGATGATATTAACTTGGATTATGTGTCATGTTCACCATACAGAATTCCGATTGCTTATATTGCAGCAGCTCAAAGTACCATCCGTCGTGCGTCTAATAACGAATAA
- a CDS encoding 2-hydroxyacyl-CoA dehydratase, producing MTLRSGIDVGSTTVKLIVIDEDNNILFSKYERHYSDVKTATIKILKEAQEVIGDQPLTMNITGSGGIGLADILDIEFIQEVIACTKTVEEIIPETDVAIELGGEDAKITFFDGAMEQRMNGSCAGGTGAFIDQMATLLKTDANGVNELAKNYHTIYPIASRCGVFAKTDVQPLINEGAAKEDIAASIFQAVVNQTITGLASGRKIKGKIAFLGGPLYFMSELRQRFIETLDIKDEDVIFPDNPQLFVAMGASLASEGSKANVLSDLIHLLETEDMSELSTSDRLEPLFQTAEELNQFRERHNKASVQKKDLATHEGAVFLGIDAGSTTTKLTLIDEEGNLLYSYYGNNEGEPLETTIRIIKAVYKQLPEKAFIAKSAITGYGEKLIQHALKIDIGEVETVAHYKSANYFNPGVDFILDIGGQDMKAMTIKNGVLSSIQLNEACSSGCGSFIESFAKSLNYGVEDFADLALEASNPVDLGSKCTVFMNSKVKQAQKEGASVGEISAGLSYSVVKNALYKVIKVRRPEELGEKIVCQGGTFYNESVLRAFEQLVGREVVRPSIAGLMGAFGASLIALEDYELGDESTMLSSEELDELSVEKDRMDCGLCENHCMLTVTLFSDGRQFITGNRCERGARIKVKKEDKKENLVDYKYKRLFKYKPLRKKEVTRGEIGLPRVLNMYENYPLWHTFFTDLGFRVKLSPRSNKSVYEKGMETIPSDTVCYPAKLSHGHVQSLIGDGVPLIFYPGVIFERQEEKSADNHFNCPIVQSYPDVLRNNMDDIREGKVDYRNPFLNLADPDSVAHVLYECFKDFDVTQEEVTNALTHGYDELEKFKEDIRAKGEETLRMLTLKGEKGIVLAGRPYHIDPEINHGISQIIIQEGFHVLTEDSISHLEEVDNLRVVNQWVYHSRLYAAAKVVGKNKHLEMIQLNSFGCGIDAVTTDQVEEILDRYGKIFTVLKIDEGLNLGAIRIRVRSLKAAMKERERNHYQPEIQFDEPEKITFTKEMRKKHTLLLPMLSPIHQSGLFNVALESSGYNVVCLPMMDKEAVNVGLKYVNNDACYPAIISIGQLVEALQSGEYDLDNVSVLMTQTGGGCRATNYIPLLRKALKEAGFSQVPVVSVSLGNKGVETNPGFKFTLPMLKRIAVAVLYGDLFERLVYRTRPYEINKGEIDALHQSWLKKVEKNVRNGSLTLFNKNMKQIISDFDTIPLHETNKPKVGIVGEIFVKYSPTANNDIVRLLEEEGAEVVVPDLIGFMNYSLYNQVWKYENLGMPKKNKVYAEFAIKLIEKIEKPMSKALNNSKRFNGVHSIKQLAEDASKVLSIGNHTGEGWFLTGEMIDLLKTGVNNIVCMQPFGCLPNHVVGKGVIKELRHQYPRANIAAIDYDPGVSVVNQLNRIRLMLSTAKKNMQPTVKV from the coding sequence ATGACATTACGTTCTGGCATTGATGTAGGATCAACTACAGTGAAATTAATTGTGATAGATGAAGACAATAATATATTGTTTTCTAAGTATGAACGTCATTATTCCGACGTTAAAACCGCCACAATTAAAATATTAAAAGAAGCACAAGAAGTAATTGGTGACCAACCATTAACAATGAATATCACAGGTTCAGGCGGCATTGGTTTAGCTGATATTTTAGATATTGAATTTATCCAAGAAGTGATTGCCTGTACGAAAACGGTAGAAGAGATAATACCGGAAACTGATGTGGCGATTGAATTAGGCGGTGAAGATGCGAAGATAACCTTTTTTGATGGTGCAATGGAACAACGAATGAACGGTAGTTGTGCTGGTGGTACAGGGGCTTTCATCGACCAAATGGCAACTCTTTTAAAAACAGATGCTAATGGTGTTAATGAACTTGCAAAAAATTATCATACTATTTACCCAATTGCTTCACGATGTGGGGTCTTTGCTAAAACAGATGTGCAACCTTTAATTAATGAAGGTGCTGCCAAAGAAGATATTGCAGCCAGTATTTTTCAGGCTGTTGTCAATCAAACAATCACAGGATTAGCTTCTGGACGAAAAATAAAAGGAAAAATAGCCTTTTTAGGTGGTCCTTTATACTTTATGTCAGAATTACGTCAACGATTTATCGAAACATTAGATATTAAAGATGAAGATGTCATTTTTCCTGACAATCCACAATTATTTGTGGCAATGGGTGCTTCACTTGCTTCTGAAGGGTCTAAGGCTAATGTTTTAAGTGATTTAATTCACTTGTTGGAAACAGAGGACATGTCAGAATTATCGACGTCTGATCGTTTAGAGCCATTATTTCAAACGGCTGAAGAATTAAATCAATTTAGAGAACGACATAATAAAGCCTCAGTTCAGAAGAAAGATTTAGCGACACATGAAGGAGCAGTCTTTTTAGGAATTGATGCAGGGTCAACAACAACAAAATTAACATTGATTGATGAGGAAGGAAATCTTCTTTATTCTTACTATGGTAATAACGAAGGAGAACCACTAGAAACGACCATTCGTATCATAAAAGCAGTCTACAAACAATTGCCTGAAAAAGCTTTTATTGCCAAATCAGCGATTACTGGTTATGGTGAAAAATTAATTCAACACGCATTGAAAATAGATATTGGAGAAGTTGAAACAGTAGCTCATTATAAATCTGCCAATTATTTTAATCCAGGTGTGGACTTTATTTTAGATATTGGTGGACAGGATATGAAAGCTATGACGATTAAAAATGGTGTTTTATCATCTATCCAGTTAAACGAAGCTTGTTCATCTGGATGTGGCTCGTTTATTGAATCATTTGCAAAATCACTTAATTATGGAGTAGAAGATTTTGCTGACTTGGCACTAGAAGCTAGTAACCCTGTTGATTTAGGGTCAAAATGTACCGTATTTATGAATTCAAAAGTAAAACAAGCCCAAAAAGAAGGTGCATCTGTTGGAGAAATTTCTGCTGGTTTGTCTTATTCTGTTGTTAAAAATGCGTTGTATAAAGTGATTAAAGTACGAAGACCAGAAGAATTAGGTGAAAAAATCGTTTGCCAAGGTGGAACTTTTTATAACGAATCTGTCTTGCGTGCTTTTGAACAACTTGTCGGGCGTGAGGTTGTTAGACCGTCGATTGCTGGATTAATGGGAGCTTTTGGTGCCTCGCTTATTGCATTAGAAGATTATGAGTTAGGCGATGAGTCTACCATGTTATCTTCGGAAGAACTGGATGAGTTATCAGTAGAAAAAGATAGGATGGATTGTGGACTTTGTGAAAATCATTGTATGCTAACTGTGACACTTTTTTCCGATGGCCGTCAATTTATTACGGGAAATCGCTGTGAACGTGGAGCTAGAATTAAAGTTAAAAAAGAAGATAAAAAAGAAAATTTAGTGGATTATAAATATAAACGTTTATTTAAATACAAACCACTTCGTAAAAAAGAAGTAACTCGTGGAGAAATAGGGTTACCACGTGTACTTAATATGTATGAAAATTATCCATTGTGGCATACGTTTTTTACCGATTTAGGATTTAGGGTGAAACTCTCACCACGCTCGAATAAGTCAGTCTATGAAAAAGGCATGGAAACGATACCGAGTGATACTGTCTGTTATCCTGCCAAACTATCGCATGGACATGTTCAGTCATTGATTGGTGACGGAGTTCCGTTGATTTTTTATCCAGGCGTTATCTTTGAAAGACAAGAAGAAAAGTCAGCAGACAATCATTTTAATTGTCCAATCGTTCAAAGTTATCCTGATGTGTTACGAAATAATATGGATGACATCAGAGAGGGAAAAGTGGATTATCGTAACCCATTTTTAAACTTAGCGGATCCTGATTCAGTGGCACATGTTTTATATGAGTGCTTTAAAGATTTTGATGTGACACAAGAAGAAGTGACAAATGCCTTAACACATGGGTATGATGAGTTGGAGAAATTTAAAGAAGACATCCGAGCAAAAGGTGAAGAGACTCTTCGCATGTTGACGTTAAAAGGTGAAAAAGGGATTGTCCTAGCGGGTCGACCATATCACATTGATCCAGAAATCAATCATGGTATTTCACAAATTATTATTCAAGAAGGGTTTCATGTGTTAACAGAAGATAGTATTTCTCATTTGGAAGAAGTAGACAATTTGCGTGTAGTCAATCAATGGGTGTATCATTCTCGTTTATATGCAGCAGCTAAAGTGGTTGGAAAGAATAAGCATTTAGAAATGATTCAACTTAATTCATTTGGTTGTGGGATAGATGCTGTGACAACTGACCAAGTGGAAGAAATATTAGATAGATATGGTAAAATTTTTACCGTACTAAAAATTGATGAAGGGTTAAATTTAGGTGCTATTCGTATTCGTGTTCGTTCTCTTAAAGCTGCAATGAAAGAGAGAGAAAGAAATCATTATCAACCAGAAATTCAATTTGATGAACCTGAAAAAATTACGTTTACTAAAGAAATGCGAAAAAAACATACCTTACTGTTGCCAATGTTAAGTCCTATCCATCAAAGTGGATTATTTAATGTGGCACTAGAATCATCAGGATATAATGTTGTGTGTCTACCAATGATGGATAAAGAAGCAGTGAACGTAGGATTGAAATATGTGAACAATGATGCCTGTTATCCAGCGATTATCTCTATTGGACAACTTGTTGAGGCCTTACAAAGTGGTGAATATGATTTAGATAACGTGAGTGTTCTGATGACACAAACAGGAGGTGGGTGTCGTGCGACAAATTACATTCCACTTCTTAGAAAAGCGTTAAAAGAAGCAGGATTTTCTCAAGTCCCTGTTGTATCAGTTTCTCTAGGTAATAAAGGAGTCGAAACAAACCCAGGATTTAAGTTTACTTTGCCAATGTTAAAACGTATTGCAGTGGCAGTTTTGTACGGTGATTTGTTTGAGAGATTGGTTTATCGTACACGTCCATATGAAATAAATAAAGGTGAAATAGATGCATTACATCAGTCATGGCTTAAAAAAGTAGAAAAAAATGTACGTAATGGTTCTTTGACATTATTTAATAAAAATATGAAACAAATTATCAGTGACTTTGATACGATTCCATTACATGAAACCAATAAACCTAAAGTAGGAATTGTGGGAGAAATTTTTGTAAAGTATTCTCCAACTGCTAATAATGATATTGTGAGATTATTAGAAGAGGAAGGTGCTGAGGTTGTTGTGCCAGATTTGATTGGATTTATGAACTATTCTTTATACAATCAAGTTTGGAAATATGAAAATCTAGGAATGCCAAAGAAAAATAAAGTATATGCAGAATTTGCGATTAAACTAATTGAGAAAATTGAAAAGCCAATGTCAAAAGCGTTAAATAATTCGAAACGATTTAATGGGGTCCACTCAATTAAACAGTTAGCAGAAGATGCAAGTAAAGTCCTATCAATCGGTAACCATACAGGGGAAGGGTGGTTTTTAACTGGTGAGATGATTGATTTATTAAAAACAGGTGTTAATAATATTGTATGTATGCAACCGTTTGGCTGTTTACCTAACCATGTTGTTGGAAAAGGGGTAATAAAAGAATTGCGTCACCAATACCCTAGAGCAAATATTGCGGCGATTGATTATGATCCAGGAGTATCTGTTGTTAATCAATTAAATCGTATTCGTTTGATGCTATCAACCGCTAAGAAAAATATGCAACCAACTGTTAAAGTTTAG